One genomic region from Apodemus sylvaticus chromosome 1, mApoSyl1.1, whole genome shotgun sequence encodes:
- the LOC127680565 gene encoding olfactory receptor 52N5 — MLVSNRSYEAPQSFILNGIPGLEAVHVWISLPLCTMYIISLVGNLSLVYLIYYEESLHRPMYFFLAMLSLIDLFTCTTTLPNALFIFWFKLKEINFTACLVQMFFVHGFTGVESGVLMLMALDRYVAICYPLRYATILTNPVIAKAGLATFLRGVLLMIPFPFLVKRLPFCRGNVISHTYCDHMSVVKLSCSSIKINVIYGLMVALLIGVFDICCISVSYTMILRAVVSLSSADARQKAFSTCTAHISAIIITYVPAFFTFFTHRFGGHTIPPSLHIIVANLYLLLPPTLNPIVYGMKTKQIRDSIVKFFHDEKGSR; from the coding sequence ATGCTAGTTTCCAACAGATCATATGAAGCCCCACAGTCTTTCATTCTTAATGGAATTCCTGGTTTGGAAGCAGTGCATGTATGGATCTCCCTTCCACTCTGCACAATGTACATCATCTCCCTAGTAGGCAACCTTAGCCTCGTGTACCTCATTTACTATGAGGAATCCTTACATCGCCCTATGTATTTCTTTCTGGCCATGCTTTCTCTTATTGACCTCTTTACCTGCACAACCACTCTCCCCAATGCCCTCTTCATTTTCTGGTTCAAACTCAAGGAAATTAACTTCACTGCTTGCCTAGTTCAGATGTTCTTTGTGCATGGATTCACAGGTGTGGAGTCTGGGGTGCTCATGCTCATGGCCCTGGACCGCTATGTGGCAATTTGCTACCCTCTACGCTATGCTACCATACTTACTAACCCTGTCATTGCCAAAGCTGGGCTTGCCACCTTCTTGAGAGGTGTGTTACTGATGATTCCTTTTCCATTCTTGGTTAAACGTTTGCCCTTCTGCCGGGGCAATGTCATCTCCCATACATATTGTGACCACATGTCTGTGGTAAAGTTATCCTGTTCCAGCATCAAAATCAATGTCATCTATGGTCTCATGGTTGCCCTCCTGATTGGAGTGTTTGACATTTGTTGTATATCTGTGTCCTACACTATGATTCTCCGGGCAGTGGTCAGCCTGTCCTCTGCAGACGCTCGGCAGAAAGCCTTCAGCACCTGCACAGCCCACATATCTGCCATCATCATCACTTATGTTCCAGCCTTCTTCACCTTCTTTACTCATCGTTTTGGAGGTCACaccatccctccttctcttcaCATCATTGTGGCTAAtctttatcttcttcttcctccaactCTAAATCCCATTGTTTATGGGATGAAGACCAAACAGATCAGGGATAGCATCGTTAAATTCTTTCATGATGAAAAAGGTTCAAGGTGA